In Helicobacter pylori, a single genomic region encodes these proteins:
- the aspA gene encoding aspartate ammonia-lyase, whose translation MRIEHDFIGQMEISDEVYYGIQTLRASENFFITNDKLCSYPVFIKSFAQVKKAAALANAQLGLIDEKLKIAICHACDLLIDGKYHDQFIVDMIQGGAGTSTNMNMNEVIANLALEYMGHQKGEYQFCHPNDHVNRSQSTNDAYPSALKIAIYERLSNLVAPMKALRDAFAQKAKEFSHVIKMGRTQLQDAVPMTLGQEFETYALMVDRDIEQVLDARNWVRELNLGGTAIGTGINSHPDYRSLIEKKIQEVTGRPFVMANNLIEATQSTGAYVQVSGVLKRIAVKLSKVCNDLRLLSSGPRAGLNEINLPKMQPGSSIMPGKVNPVIPEVVNQVCFAVIGNDLSVALAAEGGQLQLNVFEPVIAYKLFHSFVILGRAIETLTTKCVEGITANEKICHDYVFNSIGIVTALNPHIGYEKSAMIAKEALKSDRSIYDIALEKKILTKEQLDDIFKPENMLSPHAFKKHKD comes from the coding sequence ATGCGTATTGAGCATGATTTCATTGGGCAAATGGAAATTAGCGACGAGGTTTATTACGGGATCCAAACTTTAAGAGCGAGTGAAAATTTTTTCATCACCAACGACAAGCTTTGCAGTTATCCTGTTTTTATTAAATCTTTTGCTCAAGTCAAAAAAGCGGCCGCTTTAGCGAACGCGCAATTAGGCTTGATTGATGAAAAGCTTAAGATTGCGATTTGCCATGCGTGCGATTTGTTGATTGATGGCAAATACCATGATCAATTCATTGTGGATATGATTCAAGGGGGGGCTGGCACGAGCACGAACATGAACATGAATGAAGTGATTGCTAATTTGGCTTTAGAATACATGGGGCATCAAAAGGGCGAGTATCAATTTTGCCACCCAAACGACCATGTCAATCGCTCTCAATCCACTAATGACGCTTATCCTAGCGCGTTAAAAATCGCTATTTATGAGCGTTTGAGTAATTTAGTCGCTCCCATGAAGGCTTTAAGGGACGCTTTCGCTCAAAAAGCTAAGGAATTTTCCCATGTGATTAAAATGGGGCGCACCCAGCTTCAAGACGCTGTGCCTATGACTTTAGGTCAAGAGTTTGAAACTTATGCCTTGATGGTTGATAGGGATATTGAGCAGGTTTTAGACGCTAGGAATTGGGTAAGAGAGCTTAATTTAGGCGGCACGGCTATTGGCACAGGGATCAATTCGCACCCGGATTATCGCAGTTTGATTGAAAAGAAAATCCAAGAAGTAACGGGCCGCCCCTTTGTCATGGCTAACAATTTGATAGAAGCCACTCAAAGCACGGGAGCGTATGTGCAAGTGAGTGGGGTGTTAAAGCGTATTGCGGTCAAACTTTCTAAAGTTTGTAACGATCTTAGGCTACTCAGCTCAGGCCCTAGAGCCGGGTTGAATGAAATCAATTTGCCTAAAATGCAGCCGGGCAGCTCTATCATGCCGGGTAAAGTCAATCCGGTGATCCCTGAAGTGGTCAATCAGGTGTGCTTTGCGGTGATTGGGAACGATTTGAGCGTGGCGTTAGCCGCAGAAGGAGGGCAATTGCAACTCAATGTGTTTGAGCCGGTTATCGCTTACAAGCTTTTCCATTCCTTTGTGATTTTAGGGCGTGCGATTGAAACTTTAACGACTAAATGCGTGGAAGGCATCACGGCTAATGAAAAGATTTGCCACGATTATGTCTTCAACAGCATTGGCATTGTTACCGCGCTAAACCCTCATATCGGCTATGAAAAATCCGCTATGATCGCCAAAGAAGCCTTAAAAAGCGATCGCTCTATCTATGACATCGCTTTAGAAAAGAAAATCTTAACTAAAGAACAACTGGACGATATTTTCAAGCCAGAAAACATGCTAAGCCCTCACGCTTTCAAAAAGCATAAAGACTGA
- the murA gene encoding UDP-N-acetylglucosamine 1-carboxyvinyltransferase — protein sequence MDFLEIVGQVPLKGEVEISGAKNSALPILAATLLSRQEVKIKSLPQVVDIKAMALLLQNLGAELEWLNPHTLQLSAKSLHHTEATYDLVRKMRASILVLGPLLVRFKECLVSLPGGCAIGARPVDLHLKAMQQLGAEIKIEQGYIHAKAPKGLKGNDILFDKISVTGTENALMAASLAKGITRIINAAKEPEIAQLCAFLQSGGVEIEGVGSSELKIRGVESDALNLKDIQIIPDRIEAGTYLCVGAITNSQLKINHIIPNHIQAITDKLIEIGFSLDIQENSIEIYPAKQRQAFEITTKEYPGFPTDMQAQFMALATQCLGTSIIEETLFENRFMHASELQRLGASISLKTNVATISGSTELTGSDVMATDLRASSALVLAALVAKGVSRVHRIYHLDRGYERLEDKINALGAKVLRLKEK from the coding sequence TTGGACTTTTTAGAGATTGTAGGACAAGTCCCTTTAAAAGGAGAGGTAGAAATTTCAGGGGCGAAAAACTCTGCACTCCCCATTTTAGCTGCCACGCTTTTAAGCCGCCAAGAAGTCAAAATCAAATCCTTGCCCCAAGTGGTGGATATAAAGGCGATGGCGTTATTGTTGCAAAATTTAGGCGCAGAATTAGAATGGCTTAACCCCCACACGCTCCAACTCAGCGCTAAATCCCTGCACCACACCGAAGCCACTTACGATTTGGTGCGTAAAATGCGCGCTTCCATTTTGGTGTTAGGCCCTTTATTAGTGCGCTTTAAAGAATGCTTGGTGAGTTTGCCCGGTGGGTGCGCTATAGGAGCAAGGCCTGTGGATTTGCACTTAAAAGCGATGCAACAATTAGGGGCTGAAATCAAAATTGAGCAAGGCTATATCCACGCAAAAGCCCCTAAAGGCTTGAAAGGGAATGATATTTTATTTGATAAAATCAGCGTTACAGGCACAGAAAACGCCCTCATGGCAGCAAGTTTAGCTAAAGGGATCACGCGCATCATTAACGCCGCTAAAGAGCCAGAAATCGCTCAATTGTGCGCGTTTTTACAAAGCGGAGGCGTAGAAATTGAGGGCGTTGGCAGCAGCGAGCTAAAGATTAGGGGGGTAGAAAGCGACGCTTTGAATTTAAAAGACATTCAAATCATACCGGATAGGATTGAAGCAGGCACTTATTTGTGTGTGGGGGCTATCACTAACAGCCAGCTTAAAATCAATCATATCATCCCTAACCATATTCAAGCGATCACCGATAAGCTCATAGAAATTGGTTTTTCACTAGACATTCAAGAAAATTCTATAGAAATTTACCCGGCCAAACAACGCCAAGCCTTTGAAATCACCACGAAAGAATACCCGGGCTTTCCCACAGACATGCAAGCGCAATTCATGGCATTAGCCACGCAGTGTTTGGGGACTAGTATCATTGAAGAAACGCTTTTTGAAAACCGCTTCATGCATGCAAGCGAATTGCAACGCTTGGGGGCTAGTATTAGCCTAAAAACGAATGTGGCTACCATTAGCGGATCCACAGAGCTTACCGGAAGCGATGTGATGGCGACGGATTTAAGGGCTTCTTCGGCTCTCGTTTTAGCCGCTTTAGTGGCTAAGGGGGTGAGTAGGGTGCATAGGATTTACCACTTGGATAGGGGTTATGAGAGATTAGAGGATAAAATCAACGCTTTAGGGGCAAAAGTGTTGCGTTTAAAAGAAAAATAA
- the galU gene encoding UTP--glucose-1-phosphate uridylyltransferase translates to MIKKCLFPAAGYGTRFLPITKTIPKEMLPIVDKPLIQYAVEEAMEAGCEVMAIVTGRNKRSLEDYFDTSYEIEHQIQGTNKENALKSIRNIIEKCCFSYVRQKQMKGLGHAILTGEALIGNEPFAVILADDLCISHDHPSVLKQMTSLYQKYQCSIVAIEEVALEEVSKYGVIRGELLEEGVYEIKDMVEKPSQEDAPSNLAVIGRYILTPDIFDILRETKPGKNNEIQITDALRTQAKRKRIIAYQFKGKRYDCGSVEGYIEASNAYYKKRL, encoded by the coding sequence ATGATTAAAAAATGCCTTTTTCCTGCCGCTGGCTATGGCACGCGCTTTTTACCGATCACTAAAACCATTCCTAAAGAAATGCTGCCCATTGTGGATAAGCCTTTGATCCAATACGCTGTGGAAGAAGCGATGGAAGCGGGCTGTGAAGTGATGGCGATCGTTACGGGCAGGAATAAACGCAGTTTAGAAGATTATTTTGACACGAGCTATGAAATAGAGCATCAAATCCAAGGCACCAACAAAGAAAACGCCTTAAAAAGCATTCGTAACATTATAGAAAAATGCTGTTTTTCTTATGTGCGCCAAAAGCAAATGAAAGGCTTAGGGCATGCGATTTTAACCGGGGAAGCCCTCATAGGCAATGAGCCTTTTGCGGTGATTTTAGCCGATGACTTATGCATAAGCCATGATCACCCAAGCGTGTTAAAGCAAATGACTTCATTGTATCAAAAATACCAATGCTCCATTGTAGCCATTGAAGAAGTGGCGTTAGAAGAAGTTTCAAAATACGGCGTGATTAGGGGCGAATTGTTAGAAGAGGGGGTGTATGAGATTAAAGACATGGTGGAAAAACCAAGCCAAGAAGACGCCCCAAGCAATCTGGCCGTGATAGGGCGCTACATTTTAACCCCGGATATTTTTGATATTTTGCGTGAGACTAAACCGGGTAAAAACAATGAAATCCAAATCACAGACGCTTTACGCACTCAAGCCAAAAGAAAACGCATCATCGCTTACCAATTCAAAGGCAAGCGATACGATTGCGGGAGCGTGGAAGGCTATATTGAAGCGAGTAACGCTTATTATAAAAAACGCTTATAA
- a CDS encoding lytic transglycosylase domain-containing protein, translated as MRFFMLFFIGALGVGFSQTELDLKDLEKKPAGIVRDYYLWRYISDKKTTLENAKKAYELTQNKNSALQKAMQEKGVENSDKTPDVKLPEDIYCKQITLESMLETTDTFQASCIAIALKSKIRDFDKIPLQTFKPLQEKIKEAYPILYEELEILQSKHVSASLFKANAQVFSALFNHLSYEKKLQIFEEHIPIKELNRLLDENYPAFNRLIYQVILDPKLDHFKDALAKSNATQNNAQTFFILGINEILHKKTSKALKYFERSEAVVKDDDFSKDRAIFWQYLASKKKKTLERLSQSPALNLYSLYASRKLKTTPSYRIISRIQNLSQEDPPFNTHDPFLWQIFKEKTLSLKDESAFNAMLKSLYYEKSAPELTYLLSQRNKDKIYYYLSPYEGIIEWQNTDERAMAYAIARQESFLLPALISRSFALGLMQIMPFNVGPFAKSLGMDNVDLNDMFNPNIALKFGNYYLNHLKKEFNHPLFVAYAYNAGPGFLRRWLESSKRFKEKNHFEPWLSMELMPYSETRMYGFRVMLNYLIYQEIFGNFIPIDAFLEQTLNSKDKP; from the coding sequence ATGCGTTTTTTTATGTTATTTTTTATCGGTGCACTTGGCGTTGGTTTTTCTCAAACCGAGTTGGATTTAAAGGATTTAGAAAAAAAGCCCGCCGGGATTGTTAGGGATTATTATTTATGGCGTTATATTAGCGATAAAAAAACCACTTTAGAAAACGCTAAAAAAGCCTATGAATTGACCCAAAATAAAAACAGCGCCCTACAAAAAGCCATGCAAGAAAAAGGCGTAGAAAATTCAGATAAAACCCCTGATGTTAAATTGCCTGAAGATATTTATTGCAAGCAAATTACCCTAGAAAGCATGTTAGAAACAACAGACACTTTCCAAGCAAGCTGTATCGCTATCGCTTTAAAATCAAAAATCAGAGATTTTGATAAAATCCCCCTTCAAACCTTTAAACCTTTACAAGAAAAAATCAAAGAGGCTTACCCCATTCTTTATGAAGAATTAGAAATCTTGCAAAGTAAGCATGTGAGCGCTTCTTTGTTTAAGGCTAACGCGCAAGTGTTTAGCGCGCTCTTTAACCATTTGAGTTATGAAAAAAAGCTTCAAATTTTTGAAGAGCATATCCCGATTAAAGAGTTAAACCGCCTTTTAGATGAAAATTACCCGGCGTTTAACCGCTTGATCTATCAAGTCATCTTAGATCCTAAATTGGATCATTTTAAAGACGCTCTCGCTAAAAGTAACGCCACCCAAAACAACGCGCAAACCTTTTTTATCCTAGGGATTAACGAAATCTTGCACAAAAAAACTTCTAAAGCGCTCAAGTATTTTGAACGCTCAGAAGCGGTTGTCAAGGACGATGATTTTTCAAAAGACAGAGCGATTTTTTGGCAGTATTTAGCCTCTAAAAAGAAAAAAACTTTGGAGCGCCTTTCACAAAGCCCAGCCCTAAACCTCTATAGCCTTTATGCGAGCCGCAAACTCAAAACCACGCCCAGTTATCGCATCATTTCTCGCATCCAGAATTTAAGCCAAGAAGACCCTCCTTTTAACACGCATGACCCTTTTTTATGGCAAATTTTTAAGGAAAAAACTTTGAGTTTGAAAGATGAGAGCGCGTTTAATGCGATGCTAAAAAGCTTGTATTATGAAAAAAGCGCTCCTGAATTGACTTACCTTTTAAGCCAACGCAATAAAGACAAGATTTATTATTATTTATCCCCTTATGAGGGCATTATTGAGTGGCAAAATACAGATGAAAGGGCTATGGCGTATGCGATCGCTAGGCAAGAAAGCTTCTTGCTCCCAGCTTTAATCTCTCGCTCCTTTGCTCTAGGGCTTATGCAAATCATGCCCTTTAATGTAGGGCCTTTCGCTAAAAGCCTTGGCATGGATAATGTTGATCTAAACGACATGTTTAACCCCAATATCGCTCTCAAATTTGGTAATTATTACTTGAACCATTTGAAAAAAGAATTCAACCACCCCCTTTTTGTCGCCTACGCCTATAACGCTGGGCCTGGGTTTTTAAGGAGGTGGTTGGAAAGCTCCAAACGATTTAAAGAAAAAAATCATTTTGAGCCATGGCTTAGCATGGAGCTTATGCCTTATAGCGAGACTCGCATGTATGGCTTTAGGGTCATGCTCAATTACTTGATTTATCAAGAAATTTTTGGGAATTTCATCCCTATTGATGCGTTTTTAGAACAAACTCTTAACTCAAAGGACAAACCATGA
- a CDS encoding YggT family protein: MIFSTLLNAVAVILSSLITIYMWVVIIYSLIGFVQPNPNNPIVQILARLCEPVFYFLRSRFKLVFNGLDFSPLVVVIVLKFLDLTLIQWLFALAKSL, translated from the coding sequence ATGATCTTTTCCACTCTCCTTAACGCAGTAGCGGTGATTTTAAGCTCGCTCATTACGATTTACATGTGGGTAGTGATCATTTATTCGCTTATCGGCTTCGTGCAGCCTAACCCTAATAACCCCATCGTGCAAATCCTCGCTCGTTTGTGTGAGCCGGTGTTTTATTTTTTACGCTCTAGATTCAAGTTGGTGTTTAACGGGTTGGATTTTTCTCCTTTAGTGGTGGTCATTGTGTTGAAATTTTTAGATTTAACCCTCATCCAATGGCTTTTTGCGCTCGCCAAAAGCCTCTAA
- a CDS encoding glutamate--tRNA ligase, which yields MLRFAPSPTGDMHIGNLRAAIFNYIVAKQQHKPFLIRIEDTDKERNIEGKDQEILEILKLMGVSWDKLVYQSHNIDYHREMAEKLLKENKAFYCYASTEFLEREKEKAKNEKRPFRYLDEWATLEKDKNHAPVVRLKAPNHAVSFNDAIKKEVKFEPDELDSFVLLRQDKSPTYNFACACDDLLYKISLIIRGEDHVSNTPKQILIQQALGSNDPIVYAHLPIILDETSGKKMSKRDEASSVKWLLNQGFLPVAIANYLITIGNKVPKEVFSLDEAIEWFSLENLSNSPAHFNLKYLKHLNHEHLKLLDDEKLLELTSIKDKNLLGLLRLFIIEECGTLLELKEKISLFLEPKDIVKTYENEDFKERCLALFNALKGMDFQAYKDFESFKKEAMRLSQLKGKDFFKPLRILLTGNSHGVELPLIFPYIQSHSQEVLRLKA from the coding sequence ATGCTTCGTTTTGCGCCTTCGCCTACAGGGGATATGCACATAGGGAATTTAAGGGCAGCCATTTTCAACTACATTGTGGCCAAACAGCAACACAAACCCTTTCTCATTCGCATTGAAGACACGGACAAAGAGCGTAACATTGAAGGCAAAGACCAAGAGATTTTAGAAATTTTAAAGCTTATGGGGGTAAGTTGGGACAAGCTCGTGTATCAAAGCCATAACATAGATTACCACAGAGAAATGGCGGAAAAATTACTGAAAGAAAATAAAGCGTTTTATTGTTATGCGAGCACGGAGTTTTTAGAAAGAGAAAAAGAAAAAGCCAAAAACGAGAAACGCCCTTTCAGGTATTTAGACGAGTGGGCCACTTTAGAAAAAGACAAAAACCATGCCCCTGTGGTGCGTTTAAAAGCCCCAAATCATGCGGTGTCTTTCAATGATGCGATTAAAAAAGAAGTGAAATTTGAGCCTGATGAATTGGATTCTTTTGTGCTTTTGAGACAGGATAAAAGCCCTACTTATAATTTCGCTTGCGCATGCGATGATTTGCTTTATAAAATCAGTCTGATTATTAGAGGCGAAGATCATGTGAGTAACACCCCTAAACAAATTTTAATCCAGCAAGCTTTAGGCTCAAACGATCCGATTGTTTATGCGCATTTGCCCATTATTTTAGATGAAACAAGCGGTAAAAAGATGAGCAAAAGAGACGAAGCGTCTAGCGTGAAATGGCTTTTAAATCAAGGGTTTTTACCGGTTGCGATTGCGAATTACCTCATCACTATCGGTAATAAAGTGCCTAAGGAAGTTTTTAGCCTTGATGAAGCGATAGAATGGTTTAGTTTAGAAAATCTTTCTAATTCCCCGGCTCATTTTAATTTAAAATATTTAAAACACTTAAACCACGAGCATTTAAAGCTTTTAGACGATGAAAAATTATTAGAACTCACTTCAATAAAAGATAAAAACCTCTTAGGGCTTTTAAGATTGTTTATAATAGAAGAATGCGGCACGCTTTTAGAATTGAAAGAAAAAATTTCGTTGTTTTTAGAGCCAAAAGATATTGTTAAAACTTACGAAAATGAAGATTTTAAAGAGCGTTGTTTAGCGCTTTTTAACGCCCTAAAAGGCATGGATTTTCAAGCGTATAAGGATTTTGAAAGTTTTAAAAAAGAAGCCATGCGATTGAGTCAGCTTAAGGGTAAGGATTTTTTCAAACCTTTGCGCATTCTTTTAACTGGGAACTCGCATGGCGTTGAATTGCCTTTGATTTTCCCTTATATCCAAAGCCATTCTCAAGAAGTTTTAAGGCTGAAAGCATGA
- a CDS encoding NAD(P)-dependent oxidoreductase, which produces MKIGWIGLGAMGTPMATRLCDAGLKVSVYNRTESKAAPLKEKGVAVYTNPIDLAAKVDLVFTMLSDKTAIDAVLAPKFWEQMSEKIVVNMSTIAPLESLSLEKTAQKHQVTYLEAPVSGSVGAAKAGALLILAAGEEEMVTQLKPVLAHLGSQTFYLGKVGQGARAKLSINSLLAQMGVAYSEALLLAKHLGVDAELFLQIIGQSGMNSPLFQAKKGMWLQDSYPAAFSLKLMLKDIRLANNEVGEAIELPFLFKVQELYSQAEKSGLGGLDMAAVYHYLEKGEH; this is translated from the coding sequence ATGAAAATCGGATGGATTGGACTAGGGGCTATGGGAACTCCTATGGCGACTCGCTTGTGCGATGCGGGTTTAAAAGTATCGGTTTATAACCGAACAGAGAGCAAAGCAGCCCCCTTAAAAGAAAAGGGCGTAGCGGTTTATACTAACCCTATAGATTTGGCCGCTAAAGTTGATCTGGTTTTTACCATGCTTTCGGATAAAACGGCGATTGATGCTGTTTTAGCACCAAAATTTTGGGAACAGATGTCTGAAAAAATCGTGGTGAATATGAGCACCATCGCCCCTTTGGAAAGCTTATCTTTAGAAAAAACCGCTCAAAAGCATCAAGTAACTTACCTTGAAGCGCCCGTTTCAGGATCGGTTGGCGCGGCCAAAGCCGGGGCGTTATTGATTTTAGCAGCCGGTGAAGAAGAGATGGTTACTCAACTCAAACCTGTTTTGGCGCATTTAGGGAGTCAAACCTTTTATTTAGGAAAAGTTGGTCAAGGGGCAAGAGCCAAGTTATCCATTAATAGCCTTTTGGCTCAAATGGGGGTTGCTTATTCAGAAGCTTTGCTATTAGCCAAACATTTAGGGGTTGATGCAGAGTTGTTTTTACAAATTATTGGCCAATCTGGCATGAATTCGCCTCTCTTTCAAGCTAAAAAAGGCATGTGGCTACAAGATAGCTATCCGGCCGCTTTCAGTTTGAAACTCATGCTCAAAGACATTCGTTTAGCTAACAATGAAGTAGGAGAGGCGATTGAATTGCCATTCTTATTCAAGGTGCAAGAACTTTATTCTCAGGCGGAAAAATCCGGTTTAGGCGGATTGGATATGGCAGCCGTTTATCATTATTTAGAAAAAGGAGAACATTAA
- the queC gene encoding 7-cyano-7-deazaguanine synthase QueC, with protein MEQEICVIGFSGGQDSTTLAVWAKKRFKKVCLVGFDYAQKHSVELECAQKIASLLQLPYEIISLDFLENITRSALFKNSNDLMGHSHAQNKDLPNSFVPNRNAIFITLLHSYAQKLGASNIALGVSQADFSGYPDCKEDFIKSIEHALNLGSNTAIKILTPLMFLNKAQEFQMAKDLGVLDLVIKETHTCYQGERKILHAYGYGCDECPACQLRKKGFEEFQAKL; from the coding sequence ATGGAACAAGAAATTTGCGTGATCGGTTTTAGCGGCGGGCAAGACAGCACCACTTTAGCCGTATGGGCGAAAAAGCGTTTTAAAAAAGTCTGTTTAGTGGGGTTTGATTACGCGCAAAAACACTCTGTGGAATTAGAATGCGCTCAAAAAATCGCTTCTCTTTTACAACTCCCTTATGAAATCATCTCGTTAGATTTTTTAGAGAATATCACCCGCTCCGCGCTTTTTAAAAACTCTAACGATTTAATGGGGCATTCGCATGCGCAAAATAAAGATTTACCCAATTCTTTTGTGCCTAATCGTAACGCTATTTTTATCACCCTTTTGCATTCTTACGCGCAAAAACTAGGGGCTAGCAATATCGCTTTAGGGGTTTCGCAAGCGGATTTTAGCGGCTATCCGGATTGTAAAGAAGATTTTATTAAAAGCATCGAGCATGCCCTAAATTTAGGATCAAACACGGCGATTAAAATCCTAACGCCTTTAATGTTTTTGAATAAAGCGCAAGAATTTCAAATGGCTAAAGATTTAGGCGTCTTGGATTTAGTCATCAAAGAAACGCACACATGCTATCAAGGAGAGCGAAAGATTTTGCATGCTTATGGCTATGGCTGCGATGAATGCCCGGCATGCCAATTAAGAAAAAAAGGCTTTGAAGAGTTTCAAGCTAAGCTGTAA
- a CDS encoding outer membrane beta-barrel protein, giving the protein MLNQKRKNHEKSSLTLSLSLSFWLHAERDGFYLGSDILGGSYILEKINTNVFANVFNVLNIQNPSTSSSNPPNSNTISFSGGSGGLLSEISFGYKYFLGKKRIIGFRHSLFFGYQVGYIGGGWGGLIVFLPYGFDTDLLINWTNDKLDKRHSLKDYIVKRSSGFVIGVNIGASTWFSPATTIFQLQGKFGIRWNRDKYYAGKYLGGSSIEVGVKVPAFEVNLFLSDIRRVVSGYLNYTYTFKGH; this is encoded by the coding sequence ATCTTAAACCAAAAAAGGAAAAACCATGAAAAAAGCTCTCTTACTCTCTCTCTCTCTCTCTCGTTTTGGCTCCACGCTGAAAGGGACGGATTTTATTTAGGTTCTGACATATTAGGGGGAAGCTATATTTTAGAAAAAATCAATACAAATGTGTTTGCAAATGTGTTTAATGTACTTAACATACAAAATCCATCAACTAGTTCGTCCAATCCTCCAAATTCAAACACTATATCATTCTCTGGTGGATCGGGCGGTCTTCTCAGTGAAATCAGCTTTGGGTATAAATATTTTTTGGGTAAAAAAAGGATTATAGGGTTTAGGCACTCTCTTTTTTTCGGTTACCAAGTTGGTTATATAGGGGGTGGTTGGGGTGGTTTAATTGTTTTTTTACCTTATGGTTTTGATACGGATTTGCTCATTAATTGGACTAACGATAAGCTAGATAAGCGACACTCCTTAAAAGACTATATCGTCAAACGCTCTTCTGGGTTTGTTATTGGCGTGAACATAGGGGCTAGCACTTGGTTTTCTCCTGCTACGACTATTTTTCAGTTACAAGGGAAATTTGGCATTCGTTGGAATCGTGATAAATATTATGCTGGAAAGTATCTTGGGGGTTCTAGTATTGAAGTAGGGGTTAAAGTGCCAGCGTTTGAAGTCAATTTGTTCTTGTCCGATATTAGAAGAGTGGTGAGCGGTTATCTCAATTATACATATACATTTAAAGGGCATTAA